A DNA window from Chryseobacterium sp. MEBOG06 contains the following coding sequences:
- a CDS encoding M28 family peptidase, with protein sequence MKFEKKSLKFLEKYLNTSSPTGYEHEGQKVWMDYIEPYVDKIEVDHYGTCYGIINPEAEFKVVIEAHADEISWYVNYITDDGLIYVIRNGGSDQTIAPSKVVHIHGEKGIIKGVFGWPAIHTRGNQNEPIPKIENIFIDCGATSKKEVEELGIFVGCMITYPDEFFEMNDRYFVCRALDNRIGGFMIAEVARLLKENKKSIPFGLYITNSVQEEVGLYGADMIADTIKPNIAIVTDVTHDTTTPMIEKKKEGDQKCGDGPVVFFAPSVHHTIRELIIDTAKAKKIPYQRAAASRATGTDTDAFAHSNGGVPSALISLPLRYMHTTVEMVSKEDVGNVIKLIYETVLKIKPEMKLKYH encoded by the coding sequence ATGAAATTTGAAAAGAAATCTTTGAAATTTTTAGAGAAATATCTAAATACGTCCTCTCCAACAGGTTATGAACATGAAGGGCAGAAGGTATGGATGGATTACATCGAACCTTATGTAGACAAAATTGAAGTAGACCATTATGGAACGTGTTATGGGATTATCAATCCTGAGGCTGAATTCAAAGTAGTCATTGAGGCCCATGCAGATGAAATTTCCTGGTATGTTAATTATATTACAGATGACGGATTAATCTATGTAATTAGAAACGGAGGTTCTGATCAGACGATTGCCCCTTCGAAAGTGGTACACATCCATGGGGAAAAAGGAATTATAAAAGGAGTTTTCGGATGGCCGGCTATCCATACCAGAGGTAACCAGAATGAACCGATTCCAAAAATTGAAAATATTTTTATCGACTGCGGGGCTACCTCTAAAAAAGAAGTGGAAGAATTGGGAATTTTTGTAGGATGTATGATCACCTACCCTGATGAGTTCTTTGAGATGAATGACAGATACTTTGTGTGCAGAGCTCTGGATAACAGAATCGGCGGATTTATGATTGCAGAAGTAGCAAGACTCTTAAAGGAAAATAAAAAATCCATTCCTTTCGGGCTTTATATTACCAATTCTGTACAGGAAGAGGTAGGTTTATACGGAGCAGATATGATTGCTGACACCATCAAACCCAATATCGCAATTGTAACTGATGTTACTCATGATACTACCACTCCGATGATTGAGAAGAAGAAAGAAGGTGATCAAAAATGTGGTGATGGTCCTGTGGTATTCTTTGCTCCAAGTGTTCATCATACGATCAGGGAATTGATCATTGATACCGCAAAGGCAAAAAAAATCCCATATCAGAGAGCTGCAGCTAGCAGAGCTACGGGAACAGACACTGATGCTTTCGCTCATTCTAACGGCGGGGTACCAAGTGCTTTAATTTCCTTACCTTTGCGTTATATGCATACCACAGTAGAAATGGTATCTAAAGAAGACGTAGGAAATGTCATCAAACTTATCTACGAAACTGTTCTGAAGATCAAGCCGGAAATGAAACTGA